TGTACGGCACCACCACGTCGTTGTCGACGAGCCGCGAGGCGAAGATGTTGTCGACACCGAAGAAGGCGTCCGCGATCGGGGCGCCGGCGGTGAGCACGAGCTTGTTGGTGAGTTCGCCGCCGTCGCCCGCGGAGATCACCTCGACGTCGTACCCGGTCGCGGCGCTGGCCGCCTCGGCGACCTCGTCGTTCGGGAACGAGTCGTGCACGACCAGCGTGACCTTGTCGGCTTCGGCGGATCCGCCGCCGGACTCCGATCCCGAGCACCCGGTGAACGCGAGCGCGCAGACCACGGTGAGCGCGATCACCGGGATCGCGGTGCGACGGGTTCGGGCGATCGGGGATGTACGACTTACAGGCACCATCGAGGCTTCCTTCCTCCGCTGGCATGAACCAGATCAGGTTGAACGGTCGGAGCTCGCGTGCTCCCTCTCAGCCCCGCGCGTCGGGACTCCCGTGGATTGCCCTCTCAGCCTAACAGGTTGCGGTCACCGCTCCTCGCGGCCCCGACGCCACCGGGAGCGGTGCGGGGGTTCGGGATCGCCGTCGTCCAGCGGCCGCCCGTCCCACGCGTAGGCGCGCAGCAGGGCTTCCGAGTCCTGCTCGTCCAGATCGTCGACGGCTCCCGCGAGATCCGCGGTCTCGCCGAGGTCGGAGTCATCGCTGTCGGGGTCGTCAGCCGCGGGACCGTCAGCCGCGGATCCTGATGCTTCGGAGCCGTCGAGGCCGGGAGCCTCGCGCTCGCGGCCGGCCCCTGCAGCTTCCTCACCCGCGGAAGCATCGAGGGCATCGAGGGCGTCGGCGGCATCGGCATCAGCGGTGAGGTCGACGGTTTCATCGGCATCGACGCCGACATCGATGGTTCCCTCGGAGCGCCCGGCATCGCCGCCGAGCCCGCTCAGCGCGGGCAGGGCCTCGGCGTTCTTCCGACGGCGCCGGCCCGGCACCCGCACGGTGCGCACGCGCTCGCTCATCGCACGGGCTGTCTCCGGGAGCGCCTCGCGGATCCGCCCCAGGTCGATGCGAGCCGCCGCGATTCCGAGGAGTGCGCCCGCGCCGAGCTCGGCAGCGGCGAGACCGCCGGCGATCCACGGCTCGGCCCCTGCGGTCTCGAGCCGCCCCGGGCCGATCGATCCGCTCGCGAGCGCGCACAGCGCGGCCACCGCGAGTCCGACCAGCAGTGCCGCCACCACGGGGGTGACGAGGGCCGCGATCCAGCCGACCCGTCGCTGCTGCGGTCGGCGGGCGAACAGCACGCCGATCGCGACCCCGGTCAGCACCAGCAGAGCCGGGACCAGCGCCCCGAGAGCCCCCCAGCCCTGCGGGATCGCGCCGAAGAGCGGGAGCGCGGGCAGCGGCCCGAGCAGCGCCTCGAACGGTGTCGCCGAACTCCCCGCCCCGACGGAGAAGCCGGCTCCGGTCAGCCAGGCGACGCCCCAGATCACCGCGACGGGCAGCAGCGCGACCTGCACGATGAACACGAGCACGGAGCCCAGCGGATCGAGGTGCAGGCCCTGCGTCAGCGCGATCACGTGCGGATATCCCACGACGATCGCGACGGCGAAGGCGAGGCCCGCGAGCCCCAGCAGGGCCACCAGCATCGCGACCGCGAGACGCCCGGTCTCCCCCGCCCGCGCAGGCAGCACCGCGGCCCACGCCGAGGCGCCGGCACGCTCGACGCCCCGCTGAACCGCACGCACGCAGGCCCGCCACCAGTCGTGCTCATCGCGCATCGCGCGCACGCAGAACGCAGCGGTCGAGACCGCGCCGTACCCGACCGCGGGCACCAGAGCAGCCAGCCACAGCGGCCACACCTGGAGCGGCGCCGCCAGCGTGGCCGTTCCGAAGGCCACCGCGCCGAAGCCGAGCATCCCGCCCAGCGCTCCCGCCGCTCCGATCCCGCCGCGCGCGCCGAACCGCCACCCGGCCCTCGCCGCGAGCAGCACGGTGATGAGCGTGATGCCGAGGGGCGCGAGGGAGAGCACGAACTCGAGCTGCTCGGGAGCGAGACCGAGGCTCAGCGCGGTCTGCGCATCGACTTCCAGCCGCATCGGCACCCGGTGCGCGAGCAGCCATGCGCCCGCGACCGCCGCGACGACCGCGTTCGGTTCGGCCGCGAGACCGAACACCACCGTCCACAGCAGCAGCGCGGGCACGGTGACCGCCGCGAGACCCGCGACGGCGACGGCAGCCGCCTCGATCGCGGCAACCACCGCTGTGACTATGGCTCTCATCGCCAGCAGCTTACTCTGCTCACTCGATGCTTTGCTCGGTGCTCGAACCGCTCGCGGACGCCGCTCACTCGGCAGCGGGGTGCACGCGGATGAGCGCGAGGATCTCGTCGCTCAGCCCCTGGAACTCGGGGGTGCGCTCCGAGGCCAACGTGCGCGGGCGCGGGATCGGCACGTCGACGATTCGCTGCACGCGACCGGGCCGCGGGCTCATCACGACCACCCGATCGCTCGTCACCACCGCCTCGTCGATGTCGTGCGTCACGAGCAGCACCGTGAGCCGGTGCTGCTCCCACACCTCGAGCAGCAGTTCCTGCATGGTGCGCCGGGTGAGCGCGTCGAGTGCGCCGAAGGGCTCGTCCATGAGCAGCATGTCCGGGCCGTAGCTCAGCGAGCGCGCCAGGGCGACCCGCTGCTGCATCCCGCCCGAGAGCTGCGCCGGATAGGAGCGCTCGAAGCCCTCGAGCCCCACCAGCCGCAGAAACTCGCGGGCGCGATCCGCACGCTCCGAGCGCGTCAGCCCGGGCTCCCCCCGCAGCGCGAACTCCACGTTCTGCTGCACGGTGAGCCACGGCATCAGGGTCGCCTGCTGGAACACGACCCCGCGATCCCGCCCCGGCCCGACGACCTCGCGCCCGCCCACCTCGATCGTGCCCTCCGTCGGCTCCTCGAGACCCGCGACCAGGGAGAGCAGCGTCGATTTACCGCACCCCGAAGCCCCAACTATCGAGACGAACTCGTTCTCGGCGACCTCGAGATCCACGCCCTCGAGAGCGGTCACGGCGCTTCCGCCCGCGCCGAAGCGCTTCACCAGGCCGCCGATGCGCAGCTTGGGAGCCCTCGTCCGATCCTGCCCGCTCATGAGCGTCCCTCCTGGTACGCGAACATCCGACGCCCGGCGGCTCGCATCACCTGATCGAGCACGAGGCCCAGCAGCCCCAGCACGAAGACGTAACCGATGATGAGATCCGTCTGGAAGAAGCGCTGCGCCACCGTGATCCTGAAGCCCATGCCGCTCGAGGCCGCCACGAGCTCGGCCACCACGAGCCAGGTCCACGCCCAGCCGAGGGTGATCCGCAGCGCGTCCCAGATGCGCGGCATGGCCGACGGCACCACGATCCGGGTGAGCAGCTGGATCCAGCTGAGGCCCAGCGTCTCGCCCAGGCTGACGAGGTTGCGGGGTGTGCGGCGCACCGCGTCGGCGACCATCAGCACCTGCTGGAAGAAGGTGCCCATCCAGATGATTAGGAACTTCTGGTTCTCCTCGATGCCGGCCCACACGATGGTGAGCGGCACGAATGCCACGACCGGCATGTACCGGATGAAGTCCATGAGCGGTTCGAGCGCGGCCTCGATCCGGGCATTCACCCCCATGAGGGTGCCGATCGGCACCGCCATGACGGTGGCGATCACGAAGCCGACGACGATGCGCAACGAGCTCACCCCGATGTCGCTCCACAGTTCGCCGTTCGCCGCCTGGGCGCCGAGCGCGCCGAACACCGCGCCCGGCCCCGGGAGGAACATGGGATCGACGAGCCCGCTCGCGCTCACCGCCGTCCACACCGCGATGAGCACTACGAACGTCATCACCGCCGTCGCGAGGTAGGCCGAGCGGCCCAGGGGTGAGGCGATGCGGGCACGCCTGCGCCGGCGAGGGGCGCTGCTGGGTGAGGGTGCCATGCTCAGTCGACGGGCTCCCCGAGGAAGCCGGTGCGGATCGCGCTGGCGGCGTCGACGTCGCCCGAGACGAGGCCGATGCGCTTCGCCACCTCGATGAGCGCGGGCAGCGTCTCCTCGAGGTACTCTCCGCTCAGCAGCTCGCGGTTCTCTGCGAGGGAGTAGAAGTGCACGCCGTCGAAGGCGGTCTCGAGCTCGGAGGCGTCCGTGCCGACGCCCGTCGCGATGATCTCGCGGGCCTCGTCGGTGTTCGCGTCGTAGTAGGCGACCGCATCGTCCCAGGCGGCGAGCACCTCGGTGACCTCGTCGGGTCGCTGCTCGAGCACCTCGTCGCGAACCACGAGCACGTCGGTGATGAGGCCGGGGTACTCGCCCGCCGTGGCCACGGTGTCGATGCCCTTGCCAGAACCGAGCGCCTCGCTGATGTAGGGCTCGTAGGTGACGCCCGCGTCGATGCTGCCCGAGACGAGGGTGGGTGTCACCTTGTCGGCCGAGAGCTCGACCGTCTCGATGTCGTCGAAGCCCATGCCGGCCTCTTCGAGGGCCTCGGCGAGCAGGATCTCGCTCGTCGCTCCGCGCTCGAAGCCGACCTTCTTACCCGCGAGATCCTCGACGCTCGACACCCCGTCACCCGCGATGATCGCGTCGGCCTCGGTGGCCGAGTCGAGCATGAGCACGATCGACACGTCGACGCCCTGCTCGATGAACTGCAGCGCGGCCTGCGCACCCACGTTCGCCATGTCCAAGCGGCCGGCGGCGAGCGCCGCGTTCACATCGGCGTCGGCGTTGAAGCTCGACAGCTCGACCTCGACGCCGCGATCCGCGAAGAAGCCCTGATCCTCGGCCACGTACCACTGCCCGTAGCCGAGCCAGGGCTGCGTGCCCATGCGGATCGTCTCACCTGAGGCTGCCGCGCCCTTCTCTCCCGAGTCGGCGCCCGCGCCTCCGGCGCAGCCGGTGAGGCCGAGGGCGAGGGCCGCGGTCGCTGCGGCGGTGACGGAGAGCGAACGGAGGAATCGGCGGGTCACGGGGGTCCTTTCGGGGCGGGCCTGGCGGCCGGTCGGTGCGGGAGGGCAGGTCGGTTCGGCGGATCGCCGAGCTCCGGGATCGGCGAGAGCGCGCGGCTCTGCCCGCGCAACCCCACCATTCTACGGCAGGCGCGGAACGCCGGATCCCGGAGGTGCGGGCGACGCCGGGTCACGGTCGCCCCATCCGCGGGCCGCGATGCCGGCCCCGCCGCTCGCGGGCTCAGCGCGGGTCGAGCGGGGCGTCGCGGGCGAGCGGGGCGTCGCGGGCGAGCGCCGCCGCGTGCGCCCGGCTCTCGGCTCCGAGTTTCACGAGGATGCTCGACACGTGCGTCTTCACGGTCGGCACCGAGATCCCGAGCTGCACCGCGATCCTCGCGTTCGACCGGCCGGCGCGCATCGCGGCGAGCACCTCGCGCTCGCGCGCCGTGAGCTGGTCGAGGCCCGGCAGGGGCGTCGGCTCCGGCGACGCAGGGGCCTCGGCGAGCGCCGCGAGCGCTCGCCGAGTGACCCGGGGGTCGAGCACGCCCTCTCCCTCGGCCACTCGCCGCACGGCCTCCACGAGGGGCGCCGCCTCGGTGGTCTTCAAGAGGAACCCCGCCGCGCCGGCCCGGATCGCGTCGAACACCAGCTCATCCTCGTCGAAACTCGTGAGCACCAGCACCTCGGAGCTGCCCTCGGCCACGATCCGCTGCGTGGCAGTGACGCCGTCGACACCGGGCATGCGCAGATCCATGAGCACGACGTCGGGGCGCAGCGCAGCAGCGTTGCGGATCGCGGCCGCACCGTCGCCGGCCTCGCCCACGACGCAGATACCGTGGGACTC
This DNA window, taken from Leucobacter tenebrionis, encodes the following:
- a CDS encoding aliphatic sulfonate ABC transporter substrate-binding protein — encoded protein: MTRRFLRSLSVTAAATAALALGLTGCAGGAGADSGEKGAAASGETIRMGTQPWLGYGQWYVAEDQGFFADRGVEVELSSFNADADVNAALAAGRLDMANVGAQAALQFIEQGVDVSIVLMLDSATEADAIIAGDGVSSVEDLAGKKVGFERGATSEILLAEALEEAGMGFDDIETVELSADKVTPTLVSGSIDAGVTYEPYISEALGSGKGIDTVATAGEYPGLITDVLVVRDEVLEQRPDEVTEVLAAWDDAVAYYDANTDEAREIIATGVGTDASELETAFDGVHFYSLAENRELLSGEYLEETLPALIEVAKRIGLVSGDVDAASAIRTGFLGEPVD
- a CDS encoding response regulator, which translates into the protein MNGTDGGAPRVVLADDHGMIREGLRMILESHGICVVGEAGDGAAAIRNAAALRPDVVLMDLRMPGVDGVTATQRIVAEGSSEVLVLTSFDEDELVFDAIRAGAAGFLLKTTEAAPLVEAVRRVAEGEGVLDPRVTRRALAALAEAPASPEPTPLPGLDQLTAREREVLAAMRAGRSNARIAVQLGISVPTVKTHVSSILVKLGAESRAHAAALARDAPLARDAPLDPR
- a CDS encoding ABC transporter ATP-binding protein — its product is MSGQDRTRAPKLRIGGLVKRFGAGGSAVTALEGVDLEVAENEFVSIVGASGCGKSTLLSLVAGLEEPTEGTIEVGGREVVGPGRDRGVVFQQATLMPWLTVQQNVEFALRGEPGLTRSERADRAREFLRLVGLEGFERSYPAQLSGGMQQRVALARSLSYGPDMLLMDEPFGALDALTRRTMQELLLEVWEQHRLTVLLVTHDIDEAVVTSDRVVVMSPRPGRVQRIVDVPIPRPRTLASERTPEFQGLSDEILALIRVHPAAE
- a CDS encoding cell division protein PerM: MRAIVTAVVAAIEAAAVAVAGLAAVTVPALLLWTVVFGLAAEPNAVVAAVAGAWLLAHRVPMRLEVDAQTALSLGLAPEQLEFVLSLAPLGITLITVLLAARAGWRFGARGGIGAAGALGGMLGFGAVAFGTATLAAPLQVWPLWLAALVPAVGYGAVSTAAFCVRAMRDEHDWWRACVRAVQRGVERAGASAWAAVLPARAGETGRLAVAMLVALLGLAGLAFAVAIVVGYPHVIALTQGLHLDPLGSVLVFIVQVALLPVAVIWGVAWLTGAGFSVGAGSSATPFEALLGPLPALPLFGAIPQGWGALGALVPALLVLTGVAIGVLFARRPQQRRVGWIAALVTPVVAALLVGLAVAALCALASGSIGPGRLETAGAEPWIAGGLAAAELGAGALLGIAAARIDLGRIREALPETARAMSERVRTVRVPGRRRRKNAEALPALSGLGGDAGRSEGTIDVGVDADETVDLTADADAADALDALDASAGEEAAGAGREREAPGLDGSEASGSAADGPAADDPDSDDSDLGETADLAGAVDDLDEQDSEALLRAYAWDGRPLDDGDPEPPHRSRWRRGREER
- a CDS encoding ABC transporter permease, with amino-acid sequence MAPSPSSAPRRRRRARIASPLGRSAYLATAVMTFVVLIAVWTAVSASGLVDPMFLPGPGAVFGALGAQAANGELWSDIGVSSLRIVVGFVIATVMAVPIGTLMGVNARIEAALEPLMDFIRYMPVVAFVPLTIVWAGIEENQKFLIIWMGTFFQQVLMVADAVRRTPRNLVSLGETLGLSWIQLLTRIVVPSAMPRIWDALRITLGWAWTWLVVAELVAASSGMGFRITVAQRFFQTDLIIGYVFVLGLLGLVLDQVMRAAGRRMFAYQEGRS